CTCACAATTAAGTGCTGGAATGGAGAAGAAACGGTCGTATGCAAGGAGATTAAACTTAGCAGGTCCAGATAGTCCTGATTTATCTCCGACTTTCTTTTCAATCAAAAGACCTTTCCTATATCATAATCTGGCAATTACGAAGGATGAGTTGACAATGGTTGATCTATTTAAAGATAGAGCAATTCTCGAAAGCAAAAATCTAAAGCTCGAACAGGAAATATATGAAAAACGGCAAACTTTAAAGCATCTAGAACTGGCCATTGAATCAGCCACTGGTGATTTTCTATCTGCTTCAGCGAGCCATTTGGCGGCCGGATTAGCCCATGAAATAAGGAATCCACTGACAACTATCAAGGGTTTTATCCAGTTGCTTCAGCCGGAACTGCAGGCTGCCGGTAAGCAGGAGTTCGCAGACGTAGCTCTTGATGAACTTAATAGAGCCAACAGCTTACTGACTGAATTTCTTTCCGTACTGAAACCTTCCTCCTCTGAGAAAAAGAAAATATCTGTTAACAAGTTAGCTGCAAGTATGTTCAGGCTATTTTCAAGCGAGTCCATTCTAAAGGATATCGAATTAGATATTGAACTTCCTGATGAAGAGTTGTATGTACTGGCAGATGAAAAAGCGGTCAAGCAAGTGTTAATCAATTTATTGAAAAATGCCATAGAGGCTGTTGAAGGAAATACGAGGAATAAAGGGTCTATAAAATTGGCCGTAAATGAAGATGGTGGATTCATCCACGTTAGTGTATTGGATAATGGTTATGGAATAGATGAATACTCCCTGAAAAAAATCTTCACTCCATTCTATACAACAAAAACTGACGGAACCGGTATGGGACTGGTCATCAGCAAGCAAATAATAGAAAATCATGGCGGAGAAATGACGGTTACCACTCAGCCCTTTAAGACCATATTCGAATTTTCCCTCCCCGCTATTTAATGTCCAGCTTTTCGATTAGTCGAAAAATTGTCATATTGAGCACTGTTCACCTTTTCTTTCACTGGTAAAATGTAGGTAAGAACAGGAGAAAGAAGGCGGATTGAAATGGAAGAAGTTATAAAGCTGGCTGAAAATTTTGTGTACACAACCACAACAGCTGATGTAACGTCGCCAGATGATTTTATTGTAGAATTTCTGACTGATATTCATGACAATGACAAAAATGATTCTTCTACAATAAAAATAAAGAATATGAACGAACTAATGGATTTCCTGGAAAAAATGGAATGGTAGTATAGTTTTCTTCTTTCTTAAATTTACAGTCCCTGCAAGGAGCTTCAGTGCTGATACCAAAACCATTAATAAAATGCGGTTTCTAGGGACCGCATTTTTGACTTATAACAAAGTTACACTTTAAGGAGTTTAAACTTTCCCGCACCAAAAACATCTTTTAGATAATCCAGTTTGGTATTATCGAAGTAAACTGAATCACCCTCATGAATCAGGATTGAAACCTCGTCAAATGTAAAAATATGATCATTTGTTAATGGCTGCTCCTCCAGAACAACTCTAAGCTGAGGTCCTCCTCAGCCGATTCCCATCGTCAGTCGGATATAAAGCTTTTCCCCGTCTTCACTTTCCTTTTTGATGGCTTTAAGCAATATTTTATAAGCGCTATCTGTTATTTTAAACATATCCACTCTCCCTCTCATAACTATTATGATCAACATACTTTTTTTCATATATTTTATCGAATTATGACAAAAATATGAAATTCATACTGAAATTTATACATTTATCACTGTTCTTATAATATATTATCCTTAGAGGCTTAAAAATAAAAATGCCTCATTATAATCTGGGGAGATTAATATGAGAAAAAAGAAGAAAAAACCTTTTGGACTGGCCTTGTTTACTGGTTTAGGTGTTTTGGCATCTGTATTAACATTTCAGATGTATCATGAAGCTGAGGCAAAGGCACCAAGTATAAAAATGAAATCTCAGAAATCACATCTTGAGAGAAGCTATGATGTTTCTGGAAAGAGCTTTGTGGAAACGGTGAAATTAGGAGCAATCGGTGATATCCTGGTCCACGATACGGTTTATGAAGATGCTTTTATGAATCCTGGGTATGATTTCAAACCGATGCTCAGTAATGTTAAGGAATATTTAATTGAACCTGACCTATTGCTGGCAAACCAGGAAACACTTCTTGGCGGAGTGGAAATCGGACTGTCTAGCTATCCTATGTTCAATAGTCCGGTTGAGGTTGGTGAGGCGTTTATAGATGCCGGAGTGGATATTGTTTCAAATGCAAATAACCATTCGCTTGATAAGTTTGAAAAAGGTGTACTAGCTTCCATTCAAAATATGGAAGCTGCCGGTCTTCCTTATGTAGGATCATACAAGGATGATGCCGACCAGCAAAAGCTGCGCATATTGAATAAAAACGGGATTGATGTTTCCTATTTATCATACACCTATGGAACTAACGGGATTCCAGTCCCTTTAGGCAAGGATCATCTCGTGAACCTGATTGACCGAGAAGCGATGAAGGCTGAAATTCATCGCGCTAGAGCAGAATCTGATGTTGTAGTTATGAGTATCCACTGGGGAAATGAATACCAGCGCTTCCCTACCACTGACCAAAAGGAACTTGCTCAGTTTCTTGTTGATGAGGGTGTCGATATCATCTTTGGCCATCACCCACATGTACTGCAGCCTATGGAGTGGCTGACGGCGACAGACGGCAGAAAAGCACTGGTGGTCTATTCTCTGGGCAATTTCCTGTCCGGGCAAATGTGGGACTATAAGGATATCGGAGGTCTTGCTACTGTTGAAATAACTAAAACCATCACACCGGAAGGTAATAAAATCGTATTGGAAAATCCTGAATTCTTGCCAACCTTTGTTTCAAGCAGCAGGCAAAGGAATTACCAGGTGGTTCCATTGCAGGAAGCCGGTAAATTCGGTCTCGCTGGAGCAGAAAATAAATATAATGAGATCATGCATCATATGACTCAATTTATAAAAGAATAAGGTGAAAGTGCCCGGTCCATGAAGACCGGGCATTGCTTATGTTATAATCGCTCTATCTGGTATGGAAGGAGAAACAATATGAATATTACAATTAATGATGATGCAGCAGCATGGTATGAAAATGAAATGGACCTTTCATCCGGAAGCTTTTTGCGATTTTTTGTCCGGTACGGTGGTTTCAGTTCGATCCAGAAAGGTTTTTCATTAGGTGTAGCTAAAGAAGATGAAACACATACCATAGGAGTGCAAACAGTTAAAAACGGAGTAACTTATTATATTGAGGAAAAGGACCTTTGGTATTTTGATGGACATGATTTATTTATTTGCTTGAATAAAGTTTCTGGAGAACCTGAATTTGAGTATAAATAAAAAAAGCAGACACCAAA
This window of the Mesobacillus jeotgali genome carries:
- a CDS encoding HesB/YadR/YfhF family protein; its protein translation is MNITINDDAAAWYENEMDLSSGSFLRFFVRYGGFSSIQKGFSLGVAKEDETHTIGVQTVKNGVTYYIEEKDLWYFDGHDLFICLNKVSGEPEFEYK
- a CDS encoding ATP-binding protein, with product MEAMKHSLHSQLSAGMEKKRSYARRLNLAGPDSPDLSPTFFSIKRPFLYHNLAITKDELTMVDLFKDRAILESKNLKLEQEIYEKRQTLKHLELAIESATGDFLSASASHLAAGLAHEIRNPLTTIKGFIQLLQPELQAAGKQEFADVALDELNRANSLLTEFLSVLKPSSSEKKKISVNKLAASMFRLFSSESILKDIELDIELPDEELYVLADEKAVKQVLINLLKNAIEAVEGNTRNKGSIKLAVNEDGGFIHVSVLDNGYGIDEYSLKKIFTPFYTTKTDGTGMGLVISKQIIENHGGEMTVTTQPFKTIFEFSLPAI
- a CDS encoding CapA family protein, translated to MRKKKKKPFGLALFTGLGVLASVLTFQMYHEAEAKAPSIKMKSQKSHLERSYDVSGKSFVETVKLGAIGDILVHDTVYEDAFMNPGYDFKPMLSNVKEYLIEPDLLLANQETLLGGVEIGLSSYPMFNSPVEVGEAFIDAGVDIVSNANNHSLDKFEKGVLASIQNMEAAGLPYVGSYKDDADQQKLRILNKNGIDVSYLSYTYGTNGIPVPLGKDHLVNLIDREAMKAEIHRARAESDVVVMSIHWGNEYQRFPTTDQKELAQFLVDEGVDIIFGHHPHVLQPMEWLTATDGRKALVVYSLGNFLSGQMWDYKDIGGLATVEITKTITPEGNKIVLENPEFLPTFVSSSRQRNYQVVPLQEAGKFGLAGAENKYNEIMHHMTQFIKE